One segment of Candidatus Methylomirabilis sp. DNA contains the following:
- the pgsA gene encoding CDP-diacylglycerol--glycerol-3-phosphate 3-phosphatidyltransferase, whose translation MGLRMINLANSLTIFRILMAPVISILLVYKYWRLGLAIFLLAGITDALDGFIARSRGQRTELGTILDPLADKLLLFATFMTLVYIRQIPQWLFIIVVSRDLILIGGFLVLYIFTGKTTVSVSKMGKLTTGLQVTTVLTTLLARLSSGVGFYLSWLIYLAAAVTILSGLDYVRRGAKVLSQ comes from the coding sequence ATGGGCCTGCGGATGATCAATCTCGCCAACAGCCTCACAATTTTCAGAATCCTGATGGCCCCAGTCATCTCGATCCTGCTGGTCTACAAGTATTGGCGACTTGGCCTGGCGATCTTTCTGCTGGCAGGGATTACCGATGCACTGGATGGATTCATCGCGCGTTCGAGGGGCCAGCGGACAGAGCTGGGGACGATCCTCGATCCGCTGGCCGACAAGCTGCTGCTTTTTGCTACCTTCATGACACTGGTCTACATACGACAGATCCCCCAGTGGCTCTTCATCATCGTCGTCAGCCGTGACCTGATCCTGATCGGTGGCTTTCTCGTGCTGTATATTTTTACCGGCAAGACGACGGTTTCGGTCTCCAAGATGGGGAAGCTTACCACCGGCCTGCAGGTTACGACCGTGTTGACAACCCTGCTGGCGCGCCTGTCCAGCGGGGTCGGATTCTACTTGTCTTGGCTTATCTATCTGGCAGCCGCAGTGACCATTTTATCCGGACTCGATTACGTCAGGCGAGGCGCGAAAGTTCTCAGCCAGTGA